One window of the Xiphias gladius isolate SHS-SW01 ecotype Sanya breed wild chromosome 11, ASM1685928v1, whole genome shotgun sequence genome contains the following:
- the erlec1 gene encoding endoplasmic reticulum lectin 1: MTAGLLLVFVGGLLEVCGGVSANRGGYPSFTDEIPFKITWPDAEFTLPTSGALYNEEDFVIMTTTEKEKYKCLLPSLTAGEEDNDKEYSGPSPGELLEPLFKRSSCSYRIESYWTYEVCHGKHIRQYHEDKETGQKLSVQEYFLGNMAQKSQSTETDKAEEAENVKSPAETEVPTKNIEGQLTPYYSLEMGNGTPCVLKQNQPRSTSVLYVCHPEAKHEILSVAEVLTCEYEVVVLTPLLCAHPKYRFKSSPVNAIFCQALAGSPLRPQRLAQLDKEQEEQLKPPFSAAPEAREEEAPPLREEAFTSTHKPMTVGGQSQVTVGTTHISRLTDDQLIKEFLSGSYCLHGGVGWWKYEFCYGKHVHQYHEDKEQGKNTVVVGSWNAEEHVEWAKKNVARSYQLKDDGVQKVKLVSHFYGHGDVCDLTGKPRQVIVKLKCKESESPHAVTVYMLEPQTCQYILGVESPVICRILDTADEHGLLSLSS, from the exons ATGACGGCTGGGCTGCTGTTGGTGTTTGTCGGGGGGCTGCTGGAGGTCTGCGGCGGCGTCTCAGCAAACAGAGGGGGGTACCCCTCCTTTACAGACGAGATCCCTTTCAAAATCACCTGGCCGGACGCTGAGTTCACGCTG CCAACTTCGGGGGCACTTTACAACGAAGAGGACTTTGTCATCATGACAACGACCGAGAAGGAGAAGTACAAATGCCTCCTGCCCTCCCTGACAGCCGGAGAAGAG GACAATGATAAGGAGTACAGCGGGCCCAGTCCGGGTGAACTGCTGGAGCCGCTGTTCAAACGAAGCAGCTGCTCCTACAGG ATTGAGTCATACTGGACATATGAAGTATGCCATGGAAAGCACATAAGACAGTATCATGAGGACAAGGAGACTGGTCAG AAACTTAGTGTTCAAGAGTACTTCCTGGGGAATATGGCACAGAAGAGCCAGTCAACAGAGACAG ataaagctgaagaggcagaaaatgtcaaatcacCAGCTGAAACAGAG GTACCCACTAAGAACATAGAGGGTCAGCTCACTCCCTACTACTCGTTGGAAATGGGAAATGGGACTCCTTGTGTATTGAAACAAAACCAGCCTCGCTCCACGTCTGTGCTGTACGTCTGTCATCCAGAGGCCAAGCATGAGATCTTGTCTGTCGCTGAAGTCTTGACCTGTGAATATGAGGTGGTGGTGTTGACACCGCTGCTTTGTGCTCACCCAAAGTACAG GTTTAAGTCGTCCCCGGTGAATGCCATTTTCTGCCAGGCTCTGGCCGGCTCCCCGCTGCGGCCTCAGCGGCTCGCCCAGTTGGACAAGGAGCAAGAGGAGCAGCTTAAACCGCCTTTCAGCGCCGCCCCCGAGGCCAGAGAG GAGGAGGCGCCACCACTGAGAGAGGAAGCCTTCACCTCCACTCACAAACCCATGACTGTTGGAGGGCAGTCTCAGGTCACTGTCGGCACCACTCACATCTCCCGTTTGACAGATGACCAGCTAATCAAGGAGTTCCTCAGTGGCTCATACTGTCTGCATGGG ggagTAGGGTGGTGGAAATATGAATTCTGTTACGGAAAGCACGTCCATCAGTACCATGAG GATAAAGAGCAAGGAAAGAACACTGTGGTGGTGGGGAGCTGGAACGCCGAGGAGCACGTTGAATGGGCCAAGAAGAACGTCGCCAGATCCTACCAGCTCAAAGATGACGGAGTGCAGAAAGTCAA GTTGGTTTCTCACTTTTATGGCCACGGGGATGTTTGTGATCTGACAGGGAAGCCCAGACAGGTCATTGTCAAGCTAAA ATGTAAAGAGTCTGAGTCTCCCCATGCTGTCACTGTCTATATGCTGGAGCCTCAGACTTGTCAGTACATCCTTGGG gTTGAGTCTCCAGTCATATGCAGGATTCTGGACACTGCTGATGAACATGGACTTCTGTCACTCTCCAGCTAA
- the gpr75 gene encoding probable G-protein coupled receptor 75, with protein sequence MNTTVTPSDLVDVPRHQTFNGTLGTETPSGWAVIHTATMTFCSLLLILIFCLGSYGNLVVFLSFFDPAFRKFRTNFDFMILNLSFCDLFICCVTAPMFALVLFLDAGGGDGVSKSFCFAFHLTSSGFIIMSLETVAVIALHRLRMVLGQQPNRTASFPRTLALTALLWTSSFTMAALLTMRAYPRRDGPCLPHFGLGGGQARVVLYVYLADFAFCVAVVSVSYLMIAQTLRKNAQVRKCPIITVDATCPPPPPPLIAAGFESMQCAVQGPSMYRNQTYNKLQNVQTHSYANRISQPLVPGAAQGATCCQLVSTVNLATAKDSKAVVTCVVIVFSVLLCCLPMGVSLAQDVLSPESSFAHYQFELCSFVLISLKSGINPFVYSRNSAGLRRRVLCCIQWAALGFLCCKQKTRLHAMGKGSLEVNRNKSSHHETNSAYVLSPKPQRRLVDQACGPSQSRDCAGSPRATGVRKPRPPSTSTPINTRIEPYYSIYNSSPSAGPSSPTSLQPVSSQTFAFAKSYVAMHYHTHQDPLQDFESTSVHQIPIPSV encoded by the coding sequence ATGAACACCACTGTTACACCATCAGACCTGGTGGATGTGCCAAGACATCAGACCTTCAATGGCACCCTGGGCACAGAGACTCCGTCAGGTTGGGCCGTGATTCACACCGCTACCATGACCTTTTGCTCTctgctcctcatcctcatcttctgCCTGGGCTCTTATGGCAATCTTGTGGTGTTCCTGTCCTTTTTTGACCCTGCGTTTCGCAAGTTCCGCACCAACTTTGACTTCATGATTCTCAACCTGTCCTTCTGTGACTTGTTCATTTGCTGTGTGACTGCCCCCATGTTTGCACTGGTGCTCTTCCTGGATGCAGGCGGAGGGGATGGCGTGTCAAAGAGTTTCTGCTTTGCCTTCCACTTGACCAGCTCGGGCTTCATCATCATGTCGCTGGAGACGGTAGCTGTCATTGCTTTGCACAGACTGCGCATGGTTTTGGGGCAGCAGCCCAACCGCACCGCCTCCTTCCCCCGCACGCTGGCTCTCACTGCCCTGCTGTGGACATCCAGCTTCACCATGGCTGCCCTTCTTACCATGCGAGCATACCCACGTAGAGATGGGCCCTGCTTGCCCCACTTTGGCCTGGGAGGCGGACAGGCCCGGGTCGTGTTGTATGTCTACCTGGCAGACTTTGCCTTTTGTGTCGCTGTGGTGTCTGTATCCTATCTGATGATTGCTCAAACACTGAGGAAGAATGCACAGGTGAGGAAATGTCCCATCATCACAGTAGATGCCACATGccctccacccccaccacctCTCATTGCAGCAGGCTTTGAGAGCATGCAGTGTGCTGTTCAAGGCCCCTCTATGTACCGTAACCAGACTTACAACAAACTGCAGAATGTTCAGACACACTCCTATGCCAACAGGATCAGCCAGCCTCTGGTTCCAGGGGCTGCCCAAGGAGCCACCTGCTGTCAGCTGGTGTCTACGGTCAACTTGGCCACAGCCAAAGACTCTAAGGCAGTTGTCACCTGTGTCGTCATAGTGTTCTCtgtgctgctttgctgcttgCCAATGGGAGTTTCACTGGCACAGGATGTTTTGTCTCCAGAAAGTAGCTTTGCACATTACCAGTTTGAACTGTGCAGCTTTGTGCTCATTTCCCTCAAGTCGGGCATCAATCCCTTTGTGTACTCACGCAACAGTGCAGGCCTCCGCCGCCGTGTGCTGTGCTGTATTCAGTGGGCTGCGCTGGGCTTTCTCTGTTGTAAGCAAAAGACTCGTCTGCATGCGATGGGGAAGGGCAGCCTGGAAGTCAATCGCAATAAATCCTCCCATCATGAGACCAACTCAGCCTATGTACTGTCACCCAAGCCACAGCGGAGGCTAGTGGACCAGGCTTGCGGGCCCAGTCAGTCCAGGGATTGTGCTGGTAGTCCAAGGGCGACAGGTGTGCGCAAACCGCGCCCGCCAAGTACCTCTACACCTATCAACACCCGCATTGAGCCctactacagtatatacaacaGCAGTCCCTCTGCAGGGCCCAGCTCCCCTACCAGCCTGCAGCCTGTCAGCTCCCAGACATTTGCCTTTGCCAAGTCATATGTAGCCATGCACTATCACACTCACCAAGACCCACTACAAGACTTTGAAAGCACCTCAGTGCACCAGATTCCCATTCCCTCTGTCTAA